In Dromiciops gliroides isolate mDroGli1 chromosome 4, mDroGli1.pri, whole genome shotgun sequence, one DNA window encodes the following:
- the RGS2 gene encoding regulator of G-protein signaling 2 — translation MQSAMFLAFQSNCGSMEKSASGYPKGEEKREKMKRTIIKDWKTRLSYFLQNSSTPGKPKANKKVNQQAFIRPSPEEAQLWSETFDELLANKYGLAAFRAFLKSEFCEENIEFWLACEDFKKTKSPQKLTSKARKIYTDFIEKEAPKEINIDFQTKTMIAQNIEEATTGCFTTAQRRVYSLMENNSYPRFLESEFYQDLCKKPEITREPQAT, via the exons ATGCAAAGTGCTATGTTCTTGGCTTTCCAATCCAACTGCGGCTCCATGGAAAAAAGTGCCAGCGGCTACCCAAAGGgcgaagagaagagagaaaagatgaaacGGACGAT caTAAAAGACTGGAAGACACGTTTAAGCTACTTCCTGCAAAACTCATCTACACCTGGGAAGCCAAAAGCCAACAAGAAAGTCAATCAGCAAGCTTTTATTAG ACCTTCTCCTGAAGAAGCACAGCTGTGGTCAGAAACTTTTGATGAGCTCCTAGCCAATAAAT atGGTCTTGCTGCATTTAGGGCTTTTTTAAAGTCTGAGTTTTGTGAAGAAAACATAGAATTCTGGCTGGCCTGTGAAGACTTCAAGAAAACCAAGTCTCCCCAAAAGTTGACCTCAAAGGCCCGGAAAATTTATACCGACTTCATAGAAAAGGAGGCTCCAAAAGAG ATAAATATAGACTTTCAAACTAAGACTATGATTGCTCAGAATATTGAGGAGGCTACAACTGGCTGCTTCACTACAGCCCAGAGGAGAGTCTACAGTTTGATGGAAAACAATTCCTACCCCAGATTTTTGGAGTCTGAATTTTATCAGGACTTGTGTAAAAAGCCAGAGATTACTAGAGAGCCCCAGGCTACATGA